ACCGCGCGAAGAGTACCACCTGCGCACGCGCCTGATCCACGGAAGCTTTGCCACCGGGCGCTGGGACTACGATCACCACGTCGTGCCGCCGCAGTCCAGTTCCGCCACCTACCGGCTTTCCTCGGTGCATCGCGGCGCGCAGGGCTTTATCGAATTCGCCACGCCCGAATCGCGGCGCGCGCCCATCTATATCTACGACCGGCTGGACGAGCCGAGCCGGGGCATGCTCGAGGAAAACCTGGCGGCTGCCGAAGGCGGGGAGATGGCGGTTACCTTTGCCACCGGCATGGCCGCGGTCAGCGCCGCGCTGGGCATCCTCACCGCGGCGGGCGAGCAGATCGTCGCGCACCACATCCTGTACGGCTCGACGCACAGCCTGATGACCAGCTGGCTGCCGCGTTACAAGGTGCGCACGGACTTCTGCGACCTCGGCGACCCCGAATCGTTGCTGCGCGTGGCCACCCAGGATTGCCGCGTGGTCTATTTCGAGACGCCCGTCAATCCCACCATGGAGCTGATTGACCTGGCGGCAGTGCGCCATGTCGTGGACCGCCTGAACGCCGGGCGGTCCGCTGCGGAGCGCATCCACATCGTCGTGGACAACACCTTCGCCACGCCCTATTGCCAGCGTCCGCTGGCACACGGCGTGGATCTGGTGGTGCACAGCCTGACCAAGGACATCTGCGGCTTCGGCACGGAGATGGGCGGCGCGGTCATCGGCGCCAACAGCTACTACAACCACCTGATGCTTTACCGCAAGGATTTCGGCGGGGTGCTCT
This region of Terriglobia bacterium genomic DNA includes:
- a CDS encoding aminotransferase class I/II-fold pyridoxal phosphate-dependent enzyme, with the protein product MSAERTPKKPREEYHLRTRLIHGSFATGRWDYDHHVVPPQSSSATYRLSSVHRGAQGFIEFATPESRRAPIYIYDRLDEPSRGMLEENLAAAEGGEMAVTFATGMAAVSAALGILTAAGEQIVAHHILYGSTHSLMTSWLPRYKVRTDFCDLGDPESLLRVATQDCRVVYFETPVNPTMELIDLAAVRHVVDRLNAGRSAAERIHIVVDNTFATPYCQRPLAHGVDLVVHSLTKDICGFGTEMGGAVIGANSYYNHLMLYRKDFGGVL